A section of the Microbacterium sp. MM2322 genome encodes:
- a CDS encoding DUF305 domain-containing protein, whose amino-acid sequence MTTETVGDEPGTERTLPPWWVVLLVGLAVAAVAFSIGRFSTFGIAGSTPGEGSADAGFARDMQVHHAQAVDMAMTIYAETDDDQLRALSYDIATGQSSQRGEMYDWLLKWGLPPYSDSPMAWMAASDSGHAHGGTAGQPQTDEQIREAMGMASEEELTELRAATGTAADCQFLSLMIRHHEGAIPMADAVLELGTDERVKTVAENMKKGQTFEIQAMTSMQQRLGCS is encoded by the coding sequence GTGACCACTGAGACCGTCGGCGACGAGCCGGGCACCGAGCGCACCCTTCCCCCGTGGTGGGTCGTGCTGCTCGTCGGGCTCGCCGTCGCCGCGGTCGCCTTCTCGATCGGCCGCTTCTCGACGTTCGGGATCGCCGGGTCGACGCCCGGCGAAGGCTCTGCTGACGCCGGCTTCGCCCGGGACATGCAGGTGCACCACGCGCAGGCGGTCGACATGGCGATGACGATCTACGCCGAGACAGACGACGACCAGCTCCGCGCCCTCTCCTACGACATCGCAACGGGACAGTCGTCGCAGCGCGGCGAAATGTACGACTGGCTCCTCAAGTGGGGGCTGCCGCCGTACTCGGACAGCCCGATGGCATGGATGGCGGCATCCGACTCCGGTCACGCCCACGGGGGCACTGCCGGCCAGCCGCAGACGGATGAGCAGATCCGCGAGGCGATGGGCATGGCCTCCGAGGAGGAGTTGACTGAGCTGCGCGCTGCGACCGGCACCGCGGCGGACTGCCAGTTCCTCTCGCTCATGATCCGTCACCACGAGGGGGCGATCCCCATGGCCGACGCCGTCCTCGAGCTCGGCACCGACGAGCGCGTGAAGACGGTGGCCGAGAACATGAAGAAGGGTCAGACCTTCGAGATCCAGGCGATGACCTCGATGCAGCAGCGGCTCGGCTGCAGCTGA
- a CDS encoding DUF3105 domain-containing protein has translation MTPNDDAGKRTSGNPATQAQLNLTVKQQREQQKQKKLAEYQRQLAKRRRTKATWWIVGSTAAVLVIGLVVASVILTPRPVSIARGNGDGSGISGVQTFEHTANHVEGVVDYEQTPPAGGDHNAVWLNCGVYTQPVPNENAVHALEHGAIWITYDPAKVDSAGVDALDRQLPSDYTVLSPYEDMDTPIAVTAWNAQLKVDSVDDPRIGQFIKAYWRNQNGPEPLAACSGALDAPGKK, from the coding sequence ATGACCCCGAACGATGATGCCGGAAAGCGGACGAGCGGTAACCCCGCGACGCAGGCTCAGCTGAACCTCACCGTCAAGCAGCAGCGCGAGCAGCAGAAGCAGAAGAAGCTCGCCGAGTACCAGCGCCAGTTGGCCAAGCGCCGGCGCACGAAAGCCACCTGGTGGATCGTCGGCTCGACCGCCGCCGTCCTCGTCATCGGGCTCGTCGTCGCCTCGGTCATCCTGACGCCCCGCCCTGTCTCGATCGCGCGCGGCAACGGCGACGGTTCCGGCATCTCGGGTGTGCAGACTTTCGAGCACACCGCGAATCACGTCGAGGGCGTCGTCGACTACGAGCAGACCCCACCGGCCGGCGGCGACCACAACGCCGTCTGGCTCAACTGCGGCGTCTACACCCAGCCCGTCCCGAACGAGAACGCCGTTCACGCCCTCGAGCACGGTGCCATCTGGATCACCTACGACCCCGCGAAGGTCGACTCGGCGGGGGTCGACGCACTCGACCGTCAGCTGCCCTCCGACTACACCGTGCTCTCCCCGTACGAGGACATGGACACCCCGATCGCCGTGACCGCCTGGAACGCGCAGCTCAAGGTCGATTCCGTGGACGACCCGCGCATCGGTCAGTTCATCAAGGCCTACTGGCGCAATCAGAACGGCCCCGAGCCCCTGGCTGCATGCTCGGGTGCCCTGGACGCCCCCGGCAAGAAGTGA
- a CDS encoding phosphatase PAP2 family protein → MTVPSHEHEIGIGLRLAVIGAILLIVAVATGIAVESTDSELIDLDAWWNTYVTTFLPGIRPVSLFMNVAGAGVVGTYIVPLAGAALLALARRPWGAVFFLAASIAGALVVQLLKGLFGRVRPEEILVISDHGSFPSGHTANAAVMATVAVILFPRLWVAVVGLAWTLLMAFSRTQVHAHWLTDTLGALVLGIATTLLVAAAMTIPVVRERERRRSLG, encoded by the coding sequence ATGACGGTGCCCTCCCATGAACACGAGATCGGCATCGGGCTGCGGTTGGCGGTCATCGGCGCGATCCTCCTCATCGTCGCCGTCGCGACGGGGATCGCCGTGGAGTCGACGGACTCGGAGCTCATCGACCTCGACGCGTGGTGGAACACCTACGTGACGACGTTCCTGCCCGGCATCCGTCCCGTCTCGCTGTTCATGAACGTCGCGGGTGCGGGCGTCGTCGGCACGTACATCGTGCCGCTCGCCGGTGCGGCTCTCCTGGCTCTGGCCCGCCGGCCATGGGGGGCGGTCTTCTTCCTCGCCGCATCCATCGCCGGTGCACTCGTCGTGCAGCTGCTCAAGGGCCTCTTCGGACGCGTGCGGCCGGAGGAGATCCTGGTCATCTCGGACCATGGGTCCTTCCCGTCCGGGCATACGGCCAACGCCGCGGTGATGGCGACCGTCGCGGTCATCCTCTTCCCTCGCCTGTGGGTGGCCGTCGTCGGGCTCGCGTGGACGCTGCTCATGGCGTTCAGCCGCACGCAGGTGCACGCTCACTGGCTCACCGACACGCTCGGTGCACTGGTCCTCGGCATCGCGACGACACTGCTGGTCGCAGCCGCGATGACGATCCCCGTCGTCCGGGAACGCGAGCGACGCCGCTCGCTAGGCTGA
- a CDS encoding helicase HerA-like domain-containing protein gives MSADEAAAELARLEAEAAAAEAELKLARAQAALAAARAEAAKAQGDAAATQAPTTDPPPAEPSAAADAADDTAGPLDATEVARIVAGYTFDEATLDLGALVNGDAVRDAQIRIPLAMTNRHGLVAGATGTGKTRTLQGLAEQLAAKGVPVFAADIKGDLTGVATAGESTPKLLARTEAIGQAWEPAASVTEYFALGGIGTGVPVRATVTGFGPLLLSRVLGLNETQESSLGLVFHYADAHALPLVDLADLRAVLTYLTSDGGKAELKTLGGLSSATAGVILRELITFADGGADVFFGEPEFDVRDFLRTAPDGRGIISLLEVPGIADKPELFSTFLMYLLAELFEILPEVGDADKPKLVFFFDEAHLLFRDASKAFTSAIVQTVRLIRSKGVGVFFVTQTPKDVPADVLGQLGSRIQHALRAFTPDDAKALRATASTYPTSGYDLERVLQELGTGEAIVTVMNEKGAPTPVAWTRLRAPQGLMSPTAATAVQAAVAASPLLATYGTPVDRESAREILGAKMAAADAAVDAAKAAADKAKADAEYAKQKAASDKAQQKAERDAQREYERILRTTGGQTRTRRRPQASPLEEILGSKTTQTIIGSVIRGVFGNGRRR, from the coding sequence ATGAGCGCCGACGAAGCCGCTGCCGAACTCGCCCGCCTCGAAGCAGAGGCCGCCGCCGCCGAGGCCGAGCTGAAGCTCGCGCGGGCGCAGGCGGCCCTCGCCGCTGCCCGCGCCGAAGCCGCGAAGGCGCAGGGGGATGCCGCTGCCACCCAGGCCCCGACGACAGATCCCCCGCCCGCCGAGCCCAGCGCGGCGGCAGACGCGGCCGACGACACGGCCGGCCCGCTCGACGCCACCGAGGTCGCCCGCATCGTCGCGGGCTACACGTTCGACGAAGCGACGCTCGACCTTGGCGCGCTCGTCAACGGCGATGCGGTCCGCGACGCGCAGATCCGCATCCCGCTCGCCATGACGAACCGGCACGGGCTCGTCGCCGGCGCCACCGGTACGGGCAAGACACGCACGCTGCAGGGGCTCGCGGAGCAGCTCGCGGCGAAGGGCGTCCCCGTCTTCGCCGCCGACATCAAGGGCGACCTGACAGGCGTCGCGACGGCGGGGGAGTCGACCCCGAAGCTCCTGGCCCGCACCGAGGCGATCGGGCAGGCGTGGGAGCCGGCGGCATCCGTCACGGAGTACTTCGCCCTCGGCGGGATCGGAACGGGCGTGCCGGTGCGCGCCACGGTCACCGGGTTCGGCCCGTTGCTGCTGAGCCGCGTCCTCGGGCTCAACGAGACGCAGGAGTCCAGCCTCGGGCTCGTCTTCCACTACGCCGACGCGCACGCGCTGCCGCTCGTCGATCTGGCGGACCTCCGCGCCGTCCTCACGTATCTGACGAGCGACGGCGGCAAGGCCGAGCTGAAGACCCTCGGCGGGCTCTCGTCCGCGACGGCGGGCGTCATCCTCCGCGAACTCATCACCTTCGCCGACGGGGGCGCCGACGTCTTCTTCGGCGAGCCCGAGTTCGACGTCCGCGATTTCCTCCGAACGGCGCCCGACGGACGCGGGATCATCTCGCTGCTCGAGGTTCCCGGCATCGCCGACAAGCCCGAACTGTTCTCGACGTTCCTCATGTACCTGCTGGCGGAGCTGTTCGAGATCCTCCCCGAGGTGGGGGATGCCGACAAGCCGAAGCTCGTGTTCTTCTTCGACGAGGCGCACCTCCTCTTCCGCGACGCGTCGAAGGCGTTCACCAGCGCGATCGTGCAGACCGTCCGCCTCATCCGATCGAAGGGCGTCGGCGTCTTCTTCGTGACGCAGACGCCGAAGGACGTCCCCGCCGACGTGCTCGGTCAGCTCGGCTCGCGCATCCAGCACGCGCTGCGGGCGTTCACCCCGGATGACGCGAAGGCGCTCCGTGCGACGGCGAGCACGTATCCGACGTCGGGGTACGACCTCGAGCGCGTGCTGCAGGAACTCGGCACGGGCGAGGCGATCGTGACCGTCATGAACGAGAAGGGCGCGCCGACCCCGGTCGCCTGGACGCGGTTGCGCGCGCCGCAGGGGCTCATGTCCCCGACGGCGGCGACCGCCGTGCAGGCCGCGGTCGCCGCCTCACCCCTCCTCGCCACCTACGGGACCCCTGTGGACCGCGAGTCCGCGCGAGAGATCCTCGGCGCGAAGATGGCCGCGGCCGATGCGGCCGTGGATGCGGCAAAGGCCGCCGCCGACAAGGCGAAAGCCGACGCCGAGTACGCGAAGCAGAAGGCGGCATCCGACAAGGCGCAGCAGAAGGCCGAGCGCGACGCGCAGCGCGAATACGAGCGGATCCTCCGGACGACGGGCGGACAGACTCGCACGCGCCGGCGACCCCAGGCATCCCCCCTCGAGGAGATCCTCGGATCCAAGACCACGCAGACGATCATCGGAAGCGTCATCCGTGGCGTTTTCGGGAATGGACGACGCCGATGA
- a CDS encoding GNAT family N-acetyltransferase has protein sequence MTASRIRPFRPGDEPALAEICLRTADAGGDGTGIFEDDAIWAHIWVLPYAERHPDLAFVVEEEDGTVSGYVVGTPDTDAFEQWFRDEWWPRHAHKWPKPEKEITRQDGTLLYAYGRGEKPEPFAAEFPAHLHIDLLPQAQGKGAGRRLIETLFAALRERGVRGLHLVASAENTGAMAFYTRLGFAPLPSSPGSRAYGIPL, from the coding sequence ATGACCGCTTCCCGCATCCGTCCGTTCCGCCCCGGCGACGAACCCGCGCTCGCCGAGATCTGCTTGCGCACTGCGGATGCCGGGGGCGACGGGACCGGCATCTTCGAGGACGACGCCATCTGGGCCCACATCTGGGTGCTGCCCTACGCCGAACGTCACCCTGATCTCGCCTTCGTCGTGGAGGAGGAGGACGGCACGGTGTCGGGATACGTCGTCGGGACCCCCGACACCGACGCGTTCGAGCAGTGGTTCCGGGACGAATGGTGGCCGCGGCACGCCCACAAGTGGCCGAAGCCTGAGAAGGAGATCACCCGTCAGGACGGGACGCTCCTCTACGCCTACGGGCGCGGTGAGAAGCCCGAGCCGTTCGCGGCCGAGTTCCCCGCGCACCTGCACATCGACCTGCTTCCGCAGGCTCAGGGCAAGGGCGCGGGGCGGCGCCTCATCGAGACCCTCTTCGCCGCGCTCCGCGAGCGGGGCGTGCGCGGTCTCCACCTCGTCGCCTCGGCGGAGAACACCGGCGCGATGGCGTTCTACACGCGTCTCGGTTTCGCGCCGCTGCCGTCCTCGCCGGGGTCTCGCGCCTACGGCATCCCGCTATGA
- a CDS encoding MFS transporter, whose amino-acid sequence MTRSSPPPRLDVDDVIVVDTKRVRTAIGGTVVGNFMEWFDFGIYGYLAVTISAVFTADLPEPWNLLAALFGFAISFLVRPIGGLVLGPLGDRIGRQKVLFFTMAMMALATALIGVLPTSQQIGLWAIAPLYLLKMVQGFSTGGEYAGATTYVAEFSPDKRRGFWSSWLDLGSYVGFAAGASVVALTTIITESIWGDTAMVDFGWRIPFLVAIPLGIVAIWFRLKIPETPAYENAADEEAESNLDADRDDPLARHGIGGILRHHWREVLIGIAIVAATNTAGYALTSYMPTYLEEEVGVSNLGAAVATVPVLLVMSVCLPFIGRLSDRIGRRPVYMIAAGSTIVLMIPAFAIMQIGEEWAVFVALAMVAIPVAFYVAVSASTLPALFPTASRFGAMAIAYNVSVSLFGGTTPLFSQALIKLTGNTFMPAFYIMFFAALGGIALLSMKETAKRPLLGSVPTVETREEALEVVARQDEDPLIDTSTMPIPVHRS is encoded by the coding sequence GTGACCCGCTCTTCGCCACCGCCCCGCCTCGATGTCGACGACGTCATCGTGGTCGACACCAAGCGTGTCCGCACCGCCATCGGCGGCACCGTGGTCGGCAACTTCATGGAGTGGTTCGACTTCGGGATCTACGGCTACCTCGCCGTCACGATCTCGGCCGTGTTCACCGCGGATCTCCCCGAACCGTGGAATCTGCTGGCCGCTCTCTTCGGCTTCGCGATCTCGTTCCTCGTCCGCCCGATCGGCGGACTCGTGCTCGGGCCCCTCGGCGACCGCATCGGGCGCCAGAAGGTGCTGTTCTTCACGATGGCGATGATGGCTCTCGCCACGGCACTCATCGGCGTCCTTCCCACGAGCCAGCAGATCGGCCTGTGGGCGATCGCGCCGCTCTACCTCCTCAAAATGGTCCAGGGCTTCTCGACCGGCGGCGAGTACGCCGGCGCCACCACCTACGTCGCGGAGTTCTCGCCCGACAAGCGGCGCGGCTTCTGGTCGTCGTGGCTCGATCTCGGCTCGTACGTCGGCTTCGCCGCCGGCGCCTCGGTCGTCGCTCTGACCACGATCATCACCGAGTCGATCTGGGGCGACACCGCCATGGTCGACTTCGGCTGGCGCATCCCGTTCCTCGTCGCCATCCCGCTCGGCATCGTTGCGATCTGGTTCCGCCTCAAGATCCCCGAGACCCCCGCCTACGAGAACGCGGCGGACGAGGAGGCCGAGTCCAATCTCGACGCGGACCGCGACGACCCGCTCGCCCGCCACGGCATCGGCGGCATCCTCCGTCACCACTGGCGCGAAGTGCTCATCGGCATCGCGATCGTCGCCGCGACGAACACCGCGGGGTACGCGCTCACGAGCTACATGCCGACGTACCTCGAGGAGGAGGTCGGTGTCTCGAACCTCGGCGCCGCGGTCGCGACCGTCCCCGTGCTCCTCGTCATGTCGGTCTGCCTGCCGTTCATCGGCCGCCTGAGCGACCGCATCGGCCGTCGCCCCGTGTACATGATCGCCGCGGGATCGACGATCGTCCTGATGATCCCCGCGTTCGCCATCATGCAGATCGGTGAGGAGTGGGCTGTGTTCGTGGCGCTGGCGATGGTCGCGATCCCTGTCGCGTTCTATGTCGCCGTGTCGGCGTCGACCCTGCCCGCGCTGTTCCCGACGGCATCCCGCTTCGGGGCCATGGCGATCGCCTACAACGTCTCGGTGTCCCTGTTCGGCGGCACGACGCCGCTGTTCAGTCAGGCGCTCATCAAACTCACCGGCAACACCTTCATGCCGGCGTTCTACATCATGTTCTTCGCCGCGCTCGGCGGCATCGCCCTGCTGTCGATGAAGGAGACCGCGAAGCGGCCGCTGCTCGGATCGGTTCCGACGGTCGAGACGCGGGAGGAAGCCCTCGAGGTGGTCGCCCGCCAGGACGAGGACCCGCTCATCGACACGTCGACGATGCCCATCCCCGTCCACCGGTCATAG
- a CDS encoding SDR family oxidoreductase gives MSELSAPTGREPALVARPRPDGSAPRALVLGATGYLGGRLVPRLLSAGYRVRVLVRTPARVAAFVWGSEVEVVEGAAEDADAVAQAVEDVDMLYYLVHSMGGGADFESKDLRAAETVADAAAAASVGRIVYLGGLHPAGVALSPHLRSRVEVGEVLLQSGAPTLVLQAGVVIGSGSASFEMVRHLTDVLPYMPAPKWVRNRIQPIAVRDVLHYLLAAAQVDPEVNRAVDIGGPDVLRYGQMMNGYAVEAGLRQRAIAPLPVLTPGLASHWVNLVTPVPRSIARPLIASLQNECIMDDHDVDDLLPRPEGGLTSYRESVRLALRKVEADAVETSWQDAEVSSVPSDPLPSDPEWAGRLVFTDTQTATTSATPEQLWRVIVGIGGENGWYSSPFLWAVRGWMDRLVGGVGLQRGRRSRGKVAAGDAIDFWRVEAVEEGHLLRLRAEMKVPGLAWLELRASPEGSGSRYDQRAVFFPTGLAGRLYWFAVLPFHGFIFQGMANRIAAAAEREAPTA, from the coding sequence ATGAGCGAGCTCTCCGCCCCCACCGGCCGTGAACCGGCCCTCGTCGCGCGACCCCGTCCCGACGGGTCGGCGCCCCGAGCGCTCGTCCTCGGCGCCACGGGATACCTCGGTGGACGCCTCGTTCCCCGCCTCCTGTCGGCGGGCTACCGGGTGCGTGTGCTCGTGCGGACTCCAGCGCGCGTCGCGGCGTTCGTCTGGGGGAGCGAGGTCGAGGTCGTCGAGGGCGCTGCCGAAGACGCGGATGCCGTGGCCCAGGCGGTCGAGGACGTCGACATGCTCTACTACCTCGTCCACTCGATGGGCGGCGGCGCCGACTTCGAGTCGAAGGACCTCCGCGCCGCCGAGACGGTCGCCGATGCGGCGGCCGCGGCATCCGTCGGTCGGATCGTGTACCTCGGTGGACTGCACCCGGCCGGCGTGGCACTGAGCCCGCACCTGCGATCGCGGGTCGAGGTCGGCGAGGTGCTGCTGCAGAGCGGCGCGCCCACTCTCGTGCTGCAGGCAGGGGTCGTGATCGGGTCGGGCTCCGCGTCGTTCGAGATGGTCCGCCACCTCACCGACGTGCTGCCGTACATGCCCGCGCCGAAGTGGGTGCGCAACCGCATCCAGCCGATCGCCGTCCGCGACGTCCTTCACTACCTGCTCGCCGCGGCGCAAGTCGACCCGGAGGTCAACCGGGCCGTCGACATCGGCGGACCCGACGTGCTGCGGTACGGCCAGATGATGAACGGGTACGCCGTGGAGGCGGGACTCCGGCAGCGCGCGATCGCGCCGCTTCCCGTCCTGACTCCCGGACTCGCGTCGCACTGGGTGAACCTCGTGACCCCCGTGCCGCGGTCGATCGCACGGCCGCTCATCGCGTCGCTGCAGAACGAGTGCATCATGGACGACCACGACGTCGACGACCTGCTGCCTCGGCCCGAAGGCGGGCTCACGTCGTACCGCGAGTCGGTGCGCCTGGCGCTTCGCAAGGTCGAAGCCGACGCCGTCGAGACGAGCTGGCAGGACGCCGAGGTCTCGTCGGTGCCGAGCGACCCGCTGCCGAGCGACCCCGAGTGGGCGGGCCGCCTCGTCTTCACCGACACGCAGACCGCGACGACGTCGGCGACCCCCGAACAGCTGTGGCGCGTCATCGTCGGCATCGGCGGCGAGAACGGCTGGTACTCGTCGCCGTTCCTCTGGGCCGTCCGCGGCTGGATGGACCGTCTCGTGGGCGGTGTCGGCCTGCAGCGAGGCCGCCGGAGTCGCGGCAAGGTCGCCGCGGGCGACGCGATCGACTTCTGGCGCGTCGAGGCGGTCGAAGAGGGCCACCTCCTCCGCCTGCGCGCGGAGATGAAGGTGCCCGGGCTCGCGTGGCTGGAGCTGCGGGCGAGTCCCGAGGGCTCAGGATCGCGCTACGACCAGCGCGCCGTGTTCTTCCCGACCGGTCTCGCCGGGCGCCTCTACTGGTTCGCGGTGCTCCCGTTCCACGGCTTCATCTTCCAGGGCATGGCGAACCGCATCGCCGCCGCGGCGGAACGCGAGGCGCCCACCGCCTGA
- the cydC gene encoding thiol reductant ABC exporter subunit CydC: protein MTTTADVLRASVPPPRRFWRALASGFLSEASAVALLAVSAWLIVRASEQPLVMYVAAAVVGVRAFALSRAVFRYTERLASHDAVLRQLAATRTDLVRRLLPHAPAGLASSSRGAASAALVDDIDELQNLPLRVILPLASSATVAIGAVVLVALVWWPAALTLLGCLIVAGIAALAWGWVAGARAERSIAPLRARLRDAVLDHLSRLDVLVAFGAETASRAAVCEADAALRRAVLRRAGAQAGTAALVSLAAGVATVAAVLVAAPAAAAGSITGPALGVAVLVPMAVFEVFAAVPLAASAWRQVRAAASRVASVVPATVPAEIPPTGTPTGEAPALGDGLRLRGVDVTWPGATHPALTGVDLDLRPGERLHVVGASGAGKSTLAHALVRFLAVNGEYTIGGRPVETIAPDDLRLTVGLCEQHPMLFDEDIRQNLLFARDTATDDDLERVLERVGLGGWLRARGGLDARVGERGSLVSGGQAQRISLARALLRGFTVLILDEPTAGVDPAAADALLTDLLGAVDASHAVVLISHAELPASLVDRTARVANGRITDAA, encoded by the coding sequence ATGACGACGACCGCCGACGTCCTCCGCGCCTCCGTCCCTCCGCCGCGCCGGTTCTGGCGGGCTCTCGCGTCCGGGTTCCTATCCGAGGCGTCGGCGGTGGCGCTCCTCGCCGTCAGCGCGTGGCTCATCGTCCGCGCCTCAGAGCAGCCCCTCGTGATGTACGTCGCAGCGGCCGTCGTCGGAGTCCGCGCGTTCGCGCTCTCGCGTGCCGTGTTCCGCTACACCGAGCGTCTCGCGAGTCACGACGCGGTCCTCCGTCAGCTCGCGGCGACCCGCACCGACCTGGTGCGCCGTCTGCTCCCGCACGCTCCCGCCGGGCTGGCGTCGTCGTCGCGTGGCGCCGCCTCGGCCGCGCTCGTCGACGACATCGACGAGCTCCAGAATCTGCCCCTCCGAGTCATCCTCCCCCTCGCATCCTCCGCCACCGTCGCGATCGGAGCGGTCGTCCTCGTCGCGCTCGTGTGGTGGCCGGCCGCGCTCACCCTGCTCGGGTGCCTGATCGTCGCCGGCATCGCCGCGCTCGCCTGGGGATGGGTAGCGGGCGCGCGCGCGGAACGCTCGATCGCTCCGCTGCGGGCACGGCTCCGCGACGCCGTGCTCGACCACCTGTCGCGCCTCGACGTGCTGGTGGCTTTCGGCGCGGAGACCGCATCACGTGCCGCAGTCTGCGAGGCGGATGCCGCTCTCCGCCGCGCGGTGCTCCGCCGCGCGGGCGCGCAGGCGGGGACGGCAGCACTCGTCTCACTCGCCGCCGGAGTCGCGACCGTCGCCGCCGTCCTCGTCGCCGCACCGGCCGCCGCCGCCGGCTCGATCACCGGTCCCGCGCTCGGAGTCGCCGTCCTCGTCCCGATGGCCGTGTTCGAGGTCTTCGCTGCGGTGCCGCTCGCGGCGTCCGCGTGGCGGCAGGTGCGCGCCGCGGCATCCCGTGTGGCCTCGGTGGTGCCCGCGACGGTCCCGGCCGAGATCCCGCCCACGGGCACGCCGACCGGCGAGGCACCCGCGCTCGGCGACGGTCTGCGACTGCGCGGAGTCGACGTCACCTGGCCGGGTGCCACGCATCCCGCTCTCACCGGCGTCGACCTGGACCTCCGTCCCGGCGAGCGCCTGCACGTCGTCGGTGCGAGCGGGGCGGGCAAATCCACCCTCGCCCACGCCCTCGTCCGGTTCCTCGCAGTGAACGGCGAGTACACGATCGGGGGTCGCCCCGTCGAGACGATCGCCCCCGACGACCTCAGACTGACGGTCGGGCTGTGCGAGCAGCATCCGATGCTCTTCGACGAGGACATCCGCCAGAACCTGCTCTTCGCACGCGACACCGCGACCGACGACGACCTCGAGCGGGTTCTGGAACGGGTCGGGCTGGGCGGCTGGCTGCGGGCCCGGGGCGGGCTCGACGCGCGCGTCGGCGAGCGCGGCTCGCTCGTCTCCGGTGGTCAGGCGCAGCGCATCTCGCTCGCGCGTGCGCTCCTGCGCGGCTTCACCGTCCTGATCCTCGACGAGCCGACCGCCGGGGTCGACCCGGCCGCGGCCGACGCGCTCCTCACCGACCTGCTCGGCGCCGTCGACGCCTCGCACGCCGTCGTGCTCATCTCGCACGCGGAGCTCCCGGCATCCCTCGTCGATCGCACGGCGCGCGTCGCGAACGGCCGCATCACGGATGCCGCCTGA